TCCTGCGGGCCGCGGAGCAGGCGGGGCTCAAGTGGCCGTTCCAGTGCCGGTCGGCGACGTGTGCGATGTGCGTCGGCGTTCTCAGGGGTGGCGAGGCCGAGATGGACATGAACCTGTTTCTCGAGGACGAGGAGGTCGAGGAGCGAAACATGCGCCTGACCTGTGCGTGTTCGCCCGTCAGCGACGACCTCCAGATCGTGTTCAACGCGATTCACATGCCCTACGCCCGCGAGATCGCACGGAACAGAGGATAACGGCGTCTCAGAGGGGGTATCGCAGCCAGCCGGAGACGGGGCGCGTCTCGACCGGGGCCGGCGTTCGATTCGTGGAGAGGAAATCGCTGAACGTCTACGATAACCCCTCAGTCCCGGCGGGTGACGGATGTGGATCAACCGTAGGGCGGTACCAGCTAGATCGGGACTCCCTCGGCGGCGGGAACGGGTCCGGACCCGTTCACGCCGACAGCGAGAACACGACGAGCTGGTCGCCGCGCGGCCCGCGCCCGACGAAGCCGCTACCGCCGACCTGAATGGCGATATACTGCTTTTCTGCACCCGGGTCGTACCAACTCACCGGGTCGCCGCTGACCGCCTTATTGCTGACGTCGTACTCCCAGAGGCGCTCGCCGGTCTCGCCGTCGTAAGCGATCACGTCCCCGTTCTGCGTACCGGCGAAGAGGAGTCCGGAAGCGGTCGACATCGTCCCGCCCCAGAGGTAGCGGTCGCTGTCGATCCAGTCGCGCCACTCGACCTTGCCGGTGGCCGGATCGACGGCCACGATCGCGCTGATGTGGCCGTTGTACTCGTCGGGAACGAGCTCCTCGTCCGGCTCCACGTCGACGATCCCGCCCCAGAACTTCTCGCCCGGTTTGTACTCCTCGTTGCGCCAGTAGATCTCGTGGGGCGTGTTGAGCGTCTTGTGATAGGCGAGCCCCGTCTCGGGGCAGTACGTCGGGGGCTGCCAGTCGTGACCTCCGAGGAGGCCCGGCAGCATCACGTAGTCGCGCTCCTCCTCGACGTGGGGCACCATCGTCATCATGTTGATCTGCTGGGTCATCGGCTGGCCGCGCACGAGGAGCTTGCCGGTTTCGGGCTCCATCGTGTACGTCCACGACGTTTTGCCGCCGTTGTAGACCACGTCACCGGTGTAATCGAGGTGGTCGATATCGAGGTCGCGGATGATCATCCGCTGGCTGGCCGAGTCGTAGTCCCAGATGTCGTGGGCCGACTCCTGGTGGGCCCACCGGATCTCGCCGTCGTGGGGATCGACACACAGCGTCGAACAGGTGTTCTTGTTCGGGCCCGGTCTGACGGTGCCGTTGAAGTCGGGGCTCGGGTTGCCGACGTTGTAGTAGAGCAGTTCGCGCTCGGGGTCGAACGTCGCCGTCATCCAGTTGGTCCCGCCGGACTGCTCGATGCTCTCGCCGACGTACTCCTCCTCGGGGCAGTTCTCGAGGCGCCAGAGCTCCTCGCCGGTCTCGGCGTTGTACGCACAGTGGAACCCGCGGACGCCGAACTCGCCGCCGGCGCTGCCCGTAAAGAGCATCCCCTTCCAGACGATCGGGGCCCAGGTCGCCGAATAGCCCTCCTCGTGGTCGGCGGTGCTCGCGTACCACTCCTCCTCGCCGGTGTAGCGGTTCAGCGCCTGAACGCCCGAATCGAGAGTCGTCAGGTAGATCTTGTCCCTCCAGACCGCCACGCCGCGGTTGTTGTCGTCACAACAGAGCACCGCGTCGTCGGGCGCGGCGAACGTGTAGCTCCAGAGGACGTCGCCCTCGCGGGGGTCGATCGCCTTCACGTGGCTCGGCCCGTTGGTCTGGTACATCACCGGGGGGTCGCCGGGGACGATCACCGGCGAGCCCTCCATGCTGGAGTTGGCCCCGACCTCCATCGTGTACTCGAGTTCGAGTTCTCCTACATTGTCCTTCGTGATGGTCTCGCAGGGTGTGTAGCGATGCGCCTCGTAGTTCTTGGAGAACATCAGCCAGCTCTCCTCGTCCTCGCCGGACTCGTCGAGCATCTCCTGGGTGACGTCGTATCGCGGAATCCGATCGGTGTCGGTCTGGTGGAGGACGGACTCGTCGGGCGCGTTGAACACCTGATAGCCCAGTTCCGTCTCCTCGACGACGGTGTCGCTCGCCGCTCGGATCGCTTTATCGTCCTCTATTGCCATGGTAGTTCCTCCTCTCGCCCGCTCGCTTCGCTCGGTTTTCGCTTCTCCTCGGTGATCCAGAAGACGTCCTGCATGAGTTCCTCCTGGTTGACGATCATCACCGCCGTACTGGCCGTCAGGGTCGCCGTCAACTGGGCGTCGGTGAGCGAGCCGTCCTCGCCCGCCGCGACGTCGTGGGCCGCCGTCGCCATCAGGTAGAGCCCGCCGAGCATCGCCTTCGTGTCCCAGTGAGCGTCGTCCAGAATGTCGTCCGTTATCAGGATCTCCTTTCGCCAGAGGTGGTCGTCGAGCGCCCGAATCCACAACAGCGCCCCGCCCATCGCCCGCCGGTGGAGCGGCGGGACGTACTCCACGTCGAACTCCACGCCCTCGGGGATCTCCCTCGTCGGCGTCCACCGCGAGAGGCGGGTGTCGTTGTTCGCGACGTTGAGCATCAGGGCCATCCGTTCGCGCTCGTCGAACCCACACTCCGCTAGCGCGGCGGAAAGCGGCCGGGCCTGTACCAGTTCGCGGGCCGTCCCCTCGATGTGATCGGGGGTGAAACTCGGTAGGTTCTCCTCAATACCCTCGAAGAAGCCGACGGCCGCGAGATGGTGATACACCCTCCAGGCCGGCTCGACGAGCCCCCGATAGAGGACCGCCGGACCCGTCTCGCCGGCGGGGATGCCCGCCGCTCGTACCTCCGAAGTCCGTGAGAGCTGTTCGACCATCCGCGAACGCTCCTCGCCCAACAGTTCCGCGTCCAGCCGTCCCGACAGGCCGGTTCTGATCGTTTCACCGATCGAGGTGAACACCTCGTCGGGGTCGTCGTCGACCGCCTCTCGAAGCCGGTCGACCGTCAGCCTCTCGCCGGTCGCCGGCCCGCCCACACCGAGGGTGCTCGCCAACTCCTGTCGGTGCTCGACCGTCGGTTGTGGGACGTTACTCTGTACCATTCCGTTCCCCTCGTCGGAGAATACGGGGATAAGTCTGTGCATTCGTGCATATTTTATAATTATATTAGTTGTGGCGCGGTGACACGAGCGTGCAGGGACCGACACGGTCGCTACTCTAGACGAGTAGAGAAAGGGCTTTGAGCGCGGGTCCACACCGTCCGGTATGAGCACCCCGCCGGAAGCGTTCTACTCCGAGGAACGGTGGCAGAACTGGATCGACCGTTTGAAAGCCGAGGAGATCGACCCCGAGGACGAGGACTCGGCGCGCCTCCTCCTGAACCTACAGGACGACGCCGCGATCGCCGTCGCGAAGATCGTCAGCGCCCACGAGGAGGGCGACCTGAGCGAGGAGGAGGCCATCGAGGAACTCGCCGACGTGCGCGAGATCGTCCTCTCGGACGTCGAGGTCGAAAACGAGGAGACCGCGTTCCTGATCGACGGCGTCCAGACGAGCCTCGTCTGCGTGTTCGCCGCCGCCGAGGAGTACCTCCTCCGGGGAGCCAGCGAGGAGGCCAACGTCGAGGAGTACGTCCGCGCCGCGGCCGACGCCGAGGCCGAGGAGGACTTCGACGCCGCGCTCGGCTACTGCGCGCAGGGGGGGACCCGGATCATCGACGGCGAGGACCTCGACGTGAGCGTCGGCGAGGAGATCGAGTACGGCTTCGTCGCCGAGTGGGTCAACGGCCTCGACAGCCTCCAGAGCGCGATGCGCGACCCCGAGGTCATCGAGGAAGAGGACGAGGACTGAGCGCCGCTCGGAGGCGGATTCGTTTTATCACGACCACGTATCCCGCCCGACGACCCGTCCGGAGCCGGGCTGTTTCGTCGATCGTCGAATCGATAGTCGACAGATCCATATAACACCGGCGACAGGTAGGGAGCATGACCGAGGTCGGTATCGACGCCATCGAGATCTGGACCGGGAAGCTGAAACTCGACCTGCCGAACACGTTCGCGCCGGCGAAGGGCGAGGACCCCGAGAAGTACACGAAGGGCCTCGGATTGAACGCGAGTTCGTTTCCCGACACCTACGAGGACATCGTCACGATGGGGGCGAACGCCGCCCACCGACTGATGGAACACGAGGGACTCGAACCCGAGGACATCGGCCGGATCGACGTCGCCACCGAGAGCTCCTTCGACAACTCCAAACCCGTCTCTACCTACATCGCGGGCTGTCTCGAGGAGGTTTTTGAGGGCGAGTTCAGCCACGCCAACAAGGGCGAGCGCAAGTTCGCCTGTCTCGCGGGCACCCAGTCGATCG
The DNA window shown above is from Halalkalicoccus sp. NIPERK01 and carries:
- the fer gene encoding ferredoxin Fer — protein: MDIELPAVRSEAETVVDEDLPPSTVEYLNYRAIERNDWNVEDDDLFEKAADADLDERDYGVMEVERDESLLRAAEQAGLKWPFQCRSATCAMCVGVLRGGEAEMDMNLFLEDEEVEERNMRLTCACSPVSDDLQIVFNAIHMPYAREIARNRG
- a CDS encoding PQQ-binding-like beta-propeller repeat protein; translated protein: MAIEDDKAIRAASDTVVEETELGYQVFNAPDESVLHQTDTDRIPRYDVTQEMLDESGEDEESWLMFSKNYEAHRYTPCETITKDNVGELELEYTMEVGANSSMEGSPVIVPGDPPVMYQTNGPSHVKAIDPREGDVLWSYTFAAPDDAVLCCDDNNRGVAVWRDKIYLTTLDSGVQALNRYTGEEEWYASTADHEEGYSATWAPIVWKGMLFTGSAGGEFGVRGFHCAYNAETGEELWRLENCPEEEYVGESIEQSGGTNWMTATFDPERELLYYNVGNPSPDFNGTVRPGPNKNTCSTLCVDPHDGEIRWAHQESAHDIWDYDSASQRMIIRDLDIDHLDYTGDVVYNGGKTSWTYTMEPETGKLLVRGQPMTQQINMMTMVPHVEEERDYVMLPGLLGGHDWQPPTYCPETGLAYHKTLNTPHEIYWRNEEYKPGEKFWGGIVDVEPDEELVPDEYNGHISAIVAVDPATGKVEWRDWIDSDRYLWGGTMSTASGLLFAGTQNGDVIAYDGETGERLWEYDVSNKAVSGDPVSWYDPGAEKQYIAIQVGGSGFVGRGPRGDQLVVFSLSA
- a CDS encoding DUF2150 family protein, with the protein product MSTPPEAFYSEERWQNWIDRLKAEEIDPEDEDSARLLLNLQDDAAIAVAKIVSAHEEGDLSEEEAIEELADVREIVLSDVEVENEETAFLIDGVQTSLVCVFAAAEEYLLRGASEEANVEEYVRAAADAEAEEDFDAALGYCAQGGTRIIDGEDLDVSVGEEIEYGFVAEWVNGLDSLQSAMRDPEVIEEEDED